CTGTGGCGTTGTAGGTACCTTGCCATGACTCTGCTAGCAATGCCTGTTCGATTAAATTCACTAAATCGTCGCGGTGAATCCACGAAACCCACTGTTTGCCTGTGCCGAGGGGGCCGCCCACAAAGGTATTAAATGCTAATAACATTTTTGCGAGGGCTCCTCCTTCTTTGGCGAGGACAATGCCAAAGCGCAAGATTACGGTGCGAGTATTGCATTCGCGGGCTTTTTCAGCGGCGGCTTCCCATTTTTGACAGATGTCGGCGAGAAAGTCGTTGCCCATCGGGCTAGTTTCGTCCAAGGTCGCGGTTTCGCTGGTGCCGTAATAACCCACGGCGGAAGCGTTAATTAATGTTTTGGGTTTGTCTGTTGCTTTGGCGATCGCCTCAACGATTTTTTCTGTTCCCCCTTGACGGCTGGTCAAGATTTCTTGCTTATAACTTTCTGTCCAGCGTTGTTCGGCGATCGGTGCACCAGCTAAATTTACAACAGCGTCACAGCCCGAAATACTATCTTGCCATGCGCCCGTCGCAGTGGGTTGGTACACCACAATGTCTAGGTTGGGATAGCTTGATGCCGGAAAGATCTTTTGAGCCTTTGACTCACTGCGGGTAAAAACAACGACCTGATGGGATTTATGAAGGCGATCAACGAGACGTTGACCGACTAAACCTGTGGCTCCAGTAATAGCAACTTTCATAGCAAAAAAGGAAACAATTTTTTAGGTGTAAGGGGCAACAAAAATTAGGCGATTTCAACAGAGCCTTCGGACAGGATACAACATCCAACCCTTTCAGTGGGGCTATGCTAGCATAGGCAGAAAAGCTTGAAACCGCTGGATTTCCTAGATAATAGAGAGGAAAAGATGGGCAAAGTATTGGTTCTCAATGCCTCCTATGAGCCGCTCAATATTACGAGTTGGCGTAGGGCTGTTGTGCTATTACTAAAAGACAAGGCCGAAAGCTTAGAACATAATGGTCGCGTAATCTACCGAGATTTTCCCCTGCCGACCGTCATCCGCCTACGCCACTACATCAAAATTCCCTACCGCGAAATTCCCCTAACACGCAAAAATATCCTCGAGCGCGATCGCCATACTTGTCAGTATTGTTTAAAACGTGGCGAACAGCTCACTTTAGACCACATTCTTCCCAGATCACGGGGAGGTGTCGATAGCTGGGAAAATCTCGTGACTGCATGTATGCGTTGTAATGTACGCAAAGGCAATCGAACGCCCAAGGAAGCGGCAATGGATCTGAATATTCAACCGCGCAAACCCTTTAGTAGTCTTTATTTTGAGCTTCTTAAACATACCCGCGGCGATGCCAATAATGAGTGGAAAAAATACGTAATTGGCATGAATTAGCCAGAGCTTAGGTACACTGCTGACTCTTTAATCTCCATGGCCGAAGCACAGATTACAGATTTAAGAGGCCATGTCACTGTCATCTACCGGCGTAATGGGTACACCGTCATTCAGGTTTAAAATGCCCGTCGTAATTACTTTATCTCCTAGACTGATCCCTTCAATCACTTCATAGCGATCGCCTTCGATTTTGCCGAGTTTGACAGGTTTTTGTACCGCGACCATGGCCGGGGCAGATTCATCTTGAGCCTCAGGATTTGATTGGGCAACAAAAACAAACGTCTCCCCGCCAATGCGCGAAATTGCGGTGACGGGCACAGAAACGCCGATATTTTGCCGCCAAATCACCTTGGCCTTCACCAGCTGTCCTGTAAATAAGCGGCCTTCGGGATTATCAAAACTCGCCTTTGCCAGGATGGTTTGGGACGTAAAATCAACCTCTGGTGAAATAAAACTCACCCGCCCAGTACCAACGGTTTCGAGGGTGCGATAGTCAATGAGCTCTACGGGAAGATTGAGATTTAGCCGCGGTGCTTGCTCGATGGGGACGAAAAAGTTGAGATTGAGACTTTGGTTTTGGGTAATTGTGCCTAATGTTTCCGCCCGTTCGACATAATCTCCTTGTTTGATGCTTAAGTCTCCAACTCTGCCGGATACGGGGGCAATAATACTGGTATCCTGTAGCTCTTCTGAGGCGATCGCCACCGAGTTATTATTTTGAACCAAGGTTGCTTGGGCTTGATTAATATTCGCCGCCGCGGCGGCAATCCGTTGCTGAATTGTATCGATACGGGCTTGGGCAACGGCGACATCCCGTTGACTTTGATCCAGCTCCCGCTCCGCCAAGGCTCCGGTATCTACTAATTCTTTAATGCGCACGAGATCCTGCTGTCGTAATTTCAGATCCGCTTCTGCCTCGATTTTTTCTGCCCTGATCGCACTTAATTCGGCCTCGGCACTAAGCTTGGCTGCCCTAGAGGCTTCGACACTGGCGATCGCCTGTCGTAACGAGGCCTGATCCCGTTCCGCCTTGAGCTGCACAATGGGCGTGCCCGCCTCAATAAAATCCCCTTCTTGGATCAAAATACTTTGGACAACACCATCCACTTCCGGCTTTAGCGTGACTAGATCATCCGCCTCAAGCACCCCCACATATTCCGTTGTGGTTTGGATAATATCCTCTTGAATCGATTCCATTTGGACAGGCACACCCATAGGTGCTTGTCCCTGCTGCTGCGGCGGCTGACCACAACTCACAATGCCGACCAGCCCCACACCAATTGCCGTAGACCAGAAAAAAGGCGATCGCCACTGGCTAACTCGATA
This [Limnothrix rosea] IAM M-220 DNA region includes the following protein-coding sequences:
- a CDS encoding efflux RND transporter periplasmic adaptor subunit, which translates into the protein MGYRVSQWRSPFFWSTAIGVGLVGIVSCGQPPQQQGQAPMGVPVQMESIQEDIIQTTTEYVGVLEADDLVTLKPEVDGVVQSILIQEGDFIEAGTPIVQLKAERDQASLRQAIASVEASRAAKLSAEAELSAIRAEKIEAEADLKLRQQDLVRIKELVDTGALAERELDQSQRDVAVAQARIDTIQQRIAAAAANINQAQATLVQNNNSVAIASEELQDTSIIAPVSGRVGDLSIKQGDYVERAETLGTITQNQSLNLNFFVPIEQAPRLNLNLPVELIDYRTLETVGTGRVSFISPEVDFTSQTILAKASFDNPEGRLFTGQLVKAKVIWRQNIGVSVPVTAISRIGGETFVFVAQSNPEAQDESAPAMVAVQKPVKLGKIEGDRYEVIEGISLGDKVITTGILNLNDGVPITPVDDSDMAS
- a CDS encoding TIGR01777 family oxidoreductase produces the protein MKVAITGATGLVGQRLVDRLHKSHQVVVFTRSESKAQKIFPASSYPNLDIVVYQPTATGAWQDSISGCDAVVNLAGAPIAEQRWTESYKQEILTSRQGGTEKIVEAIAKATDKPKTLINASAVGYYGTSETATLDETSPMGNDFLADICQKWEAAAEKARECNTRTVILRFGIVLAKEGGALAKMLLAFNTFVGGPLGTGKQWVSWIHRDDLVNLIEQALLAESWQGTYNATAPNPVTMQQLADALGRVVNRPSWLPVPGFVLELLLSDGAKVVLEGQKVLPTRTQAAGFNFRFPEVQAALQDLL
- a CDS encoding HNH endonuclease, producing MGKVLVLNASYEPLNITSWRRAVVLLLKDKAESLEHNGRVIYRDFPLPTVIRLRHYIKIPYREIPLTRKNILERDRHTCQYCLKRGEQLTLDHILPRSRGGVDSWENLVTACMRCNVRKGNRTPKEAAMDLNIQPRKPFSSLYFELLKHTRGDANNEWKKYVIGMN